Part of the Manis javanica isolate MJ-LG chromosome 9, MJ_LKY, whole genome shotgun sequence genome, CGGGCAGGAGTCTCAGGGACTGCCAGAGACTCTGGCAACCACGTAGAGAACTCTGCATTAGAATAGAGCGTTCTCAGACCAGCCAGGCGCCCACTCACTGCTCTCTCCACTTGACTGGGCTCTATGCTTTCAGCTGAGgctgctccctctcccctctcGTCTTTAACTCCATGATACTTGTTCATATGACGAGGGTAGCTCTACATtctactcatttatttttctacacATCTGTCCAAAGAGATGGCACACTCAGAGAAGCAGGGACTCCGTGGATCCTTCTAACATTGTGTGTAGTGTCTCCCACATAGTAGGAATGTACTAACAACAAAAACAGTAACAGCTTCTGTTgattaaatatttctctgtgcTGGGTACCCTGCTGAGGCTTTACCTGCTGTCTTAGTCTCCTAGGGCTGTGGTAAAAGCACCacaaattgggtggcttaaaacaacagaaatgtattctcccacAGTTCTTGGAATGCTGACATCTGAAACCGTGGTGTCGGCTGGGCCGTGTTCTTTCTGCAAGCTCCAGGGAAGAGTCTGTTTCCTGGACTTCCTCTTAGTTCCTGGTGTTGCCAGCAGTCTtcggtgttccttggcttgtagaagcATCTCTCCGATCTCTGCCTCTGTTGTCACATGGCCTCCCCTGTGTGTCTAAACACCATcttccctctggacgtctgtctatgttttttctcctgttcttataaggacaccatcGTCTTGGATTAGGGCCACCTTAATGACTGCCACTTGATTAAATCTGCAAAGACCATTTCTGAATAAGATCATATTCACAGGTGCCAGAggtaggacttcaacatatctttttgaggggacacaattcaacccataacaattACTAAATATCAAATTGAactacaaaaattttaattttgtatggtTTAACCTAAATCAATAGAAACAAAGTGGATAAATAAAACCAACTGATTTTGATCAGTGCTGTCAAGGGTTCTgaccacttgttgaagagggCTGACCTCGAGGCTCCTGACAGTGGCCATCGTGGCCAAGCAGGTCTGACTTTGGGAGTTCTGGGTAGAGCTGTATACACAGAAGACCTCACATGCTGGACCATCCGGATCTTGGGACATTTGCTCCCAAGTTTCTTTGCCACTGgcttttaaaattgcatttactggaagttccttcctctcttcttttgttGAGTAGAAGTCTATTGTGTTGGCTGAATGCAGCTGAGAACACTGTAAAGACACTTTGGAAATAACCTCACCCTTGTGTTTTGTTCCAGCCCACAATGGATGCCCTGCAACTGGCAAATTCAGCTTTTGCAATCGACCTGTTCAAGCAACTGTGTGTAAAGGAGCCAGCAGGCAATGTCCTCTTCTCTCCCATCTGTCTCTCCACCTCCCTATCACTTGCTCAAGTAGGTGCCAAAGGTGACACAGCAAATGAAATTGGACAGGTAAGTCCAGCACTTTTTTTCCTACTGGGAGTGGGAATAGACTTATTAGAACACATAACCAATGCCTAGGGAAGAACAAATTGTCCCCCACGGTCAGGACAGAGAGGTGCACCATTTCTAGCACTCTTGCAATGTTTTTAAGTGTGAAAGCTCATTATCTGTCCTACAAGCCACGTTCAGAACAGGTACCGTGTTGTGATGGAGAGCCTGGGGATCTGCTAGGTAATCACATGATTTCCTTGAGTGTGGCCTTCTGTAAGTTACCTGACAATTTTATACCTGTTGTATTATAGGGATCAATCAAGATGGGGATTATTAAACATTCTACTGCAAATACTCTGACCAGAAAGAGTGTGAATCTATGTCCACTGTCTTATGCACAAAATTTATTTACAGTATCATGTTTTAAGAAGCAGACTCGATTGTATTCTGCTTTATAATATATTCTATCCTATAATATAGCCACATCAGAAAGGTAAAATATATCCCTGCTTATTTCAATACAGAATAACATTTTAAGTGATCTACTTTCAAGTGACAGAGATAAATAAGAAGATGGATTGTGCTTATGTTTGGGAATACTCCCTGGGGCTTGAGCATCCTATTTTAAAAGAATGGCCTAAGATGATgtcacatacacatgtatataggtgtctatgtgtgtatatacaaatatttattttgttttacaaatagatacatatatttgtaaaatatacatatatacaaatatggatatatatatatatgtatatatatatttagagtttctttttctttttggctatgATTGACTATAAAAATCTTAGATCTTCAAATGAGATGATTTTTCCAGATTGTTACATTTTAAGTcatcatttactttttattattatctttagtTGCAGTGTAAcagacatataacattatattagtttcaggtgtagaacataatgatttgatatttgtatacattacaaaatggtcaccacaataagtctagttatcaTCAGTCACCATAAACagttacaaaattaaatttttttcttgtgatgagaacttttactctcttagcaactttgaaatatATGCTGAAATATTGTTAACGATAGTCTCACAGTCTTACAGCTAACATGGTAGAGCATCCTTGGCCATGCTGCACACttcatccccaggacttatttaccttataactgtaagtttgttCCTTTGGCCCCTTTGACccatttctcttttacttttaggTAGACAGGTGAATGCCCTTCTAATTCCATTCCATTATTATTGTTAGGTTACTGGTTCTAGGTTCCACAGAATCTGTCTTTCCACGAGCTCATAAACATTTAAAAGGGGAATATCTTCCTGTATCCATAAATCCCCAGAAAATATGACCCATGAAATGTTATTTGGTTCAGGAGGAAGAATTTATCCTTGAAATTGCtggggaatgaaaaagaaatttcagctGTGACAAGAGGAGCCTCAGTTGGCGTCTGGGCTCCCCCAGTCCATGATCCCGACGTCGCTTCCCATTCCCTGTTGCTCATCCTCTCCCGTTGGAGGATGGACAGTAAGGGAGCTTCCTGGTGGTGCAATTGCTCATCAGTAATAATAGCAGAGGTCTTTTCAGTCCCTGCAATTGTCCCCCAGTAGTAGTTACCTGAGTTCTTTAATTTGCTGGATTTTTACCTGTCATTGGGCAGGAGGGTTATGTGCTGCATCTGACCAGCCAGTCTGACCCTGCAATACTGAGGCTGTGTGACTCATTGGTGCTAGGGTGCTCATTTACTGGCATCAACCCGAGGTGTGGCATCAGGGCCCAGTTATTATTGTTGGGAGTGAGGGGAGAGTCAGCTTATGCTGACATCTCATTTTGTGGTACCACAAAGGTAccattggaacaaatgaaaagttagaaacaaaataaaaggatataaGCCCTTCAGAAGCCAGCATTCTCATTTTAAGTAGCTTAGAATATTACTATAAgaataattattaacattttgaatCCATATGATATTTTAGAtgctttatgtacaatatctgtAATCCTCAAACAACTCAGAAAAGTAGCTATTCTCAGtccattttaaagaaagtgaGACTGAAGAGTTGGGCCAGATCACCATGTCTAGTAGGTACAAACTGGGATTCAAAGGCAGGGCTTCTGACTCCGGCCCACCTAGAGGAGCCCCCATTTATGGTAGTGCCTTCCACAGATGATGCATTAGCCCATTTGGCACTTTTTACAGCAAGGAAAGGGACTGGATAGACCCTGGCTAGAGACCCTCTGTCTTGGAATCTGATACCTGCCTAATGACTGTCTCTCTTGGTATTATTAATCTCTCTCTTCTGGTCTCTAAATTAGATAGAAATTATAACGCAGCTTCATTCTTTTCCAAGTTTGGAAAGGCTTCTGTATGAGCATCAGAGGCATAATCTTGAAGAAAGGGCAAATTTTCCCTATAGTTAAATCAAGAGAAGAATATCTTCACGCAAGTGTTTCTCAAATGGGGACAGTTCTGTTCTCCTTGTCCCTTTTCCTGGGGATATTTGGCATTTTTGGGTGTCACAATGAAGGAAGGAGTGTTACCCGCCCCTAGTTGGTCAAGGATAGGCTACGAAACCCCTACCACGCCCAGGATGCCGCCACCACAAGAGCCCTCCAGCCGGAAATGCTAAGAGTGCCAAGAGTGAGAAGCCTTGTTTTGTGGAACAACTGAGCCAGGACCCTCTGCCCCCGAGGCTGGCCGTTCAGTATCCACTGTGTGGCAAGAGGGTAATGGAGTTTCTCTTTTCATAGGTCCTTCATTTTGAAAACGTCAAAGACGTGCCCTTTGGATTTCAAACAGTAACATCGGATGTAAACAAACTTAGTTCCTTTTACTCACTGAAACTAATCAAACGGCTCTATGTAGACAAATCGCTGAATCCTTCTACAGTAAGTGGTTTAAAGCAATTAGCAAATTTAACTTTTTACCAGGAATGGCATTTTCCCATGGTTAGACTCACAAGTTTGTTTTCACCAAGATATACTTCTAGGATGCTCACTTATGATTtgagcctttaaaaaaaacagtcaGTCCTAGTGGAGAGGTTGAATATCACAGGGATCAATTGCCATCACATCATCCAGCTCAAAATATAGAGGGGCCTGTGGACTTCTTTGCCCTATCAAACCCTCATAAATCCCACCCTTCTCTTAGCTTCCTCactgagagaaatggaaaaatggggTTATTAACTCTCTCGTAAATGTACCTCTGAAGATTTTGGGTAACTAATGATTTAAACCTCTTTCTACTTAAATGACAAGGCATATGGCCTGGGACAACATTTCAAGTTCTCAACCTCATTTGTTTATCCACATAATGTTCTCCTGATGATTCTCAAATTCAGTAAGAAAAACAATAATGGGATGAATTAACAGTTTTCATCAATCACAAACTGGTTTTACTGGGTATCTATACAAAGTAGCTCTGGGTGGTGGTTTCAGCCATTTCTTCCTATCATCTGTTGTTTCACTAGTAATAGTACAAACAAGTGTGGTCTGAGGAGGGCCACCTGCATCAGAACTACCTGGGTGTTAAAAGTGCAAATTCCTGGCCTCAGCTTGCAAGATCAATAGGGGTGGGATTCagggttttgtatttttaataagcattACAATTAGAATCACTGGTATGTGCCCTATAGGGCTACATTTCTAACTTTTATGCACAGATAAATCACCCagggatcttgttaaaaaaaaGCACATTCTGATTTAGTGGTCCTGGGGTgcggcctgagattctgcattctAATAAGCTTGCAGGTGGTGCTGCAACCCTTGGTCCTTGGActacactttgagtagcaagggtcTACAGATTCTCTTCTAGTGAGGATAAGATTTTCTGCTCATAGAGCTCTCCTCTGTACATTTCTTCTGTTCTgagacacacacatgtgtgtacacacatttacattttaatgtttctgaaaTTGAAATCCGTATTATAATTGTTGTGTATATTTAGTGTAGTCTATCTTTTTATCCCCAAAGCTGATATTAAATTGATGGAGGCATCTAATAATTGATATGGTCATAGAATAGAAGCAATGAAACatttaatacaaagaaaattcaTGGATTTTGACAGGAAATTTCAATTTATaatgttacaaattttaaaagttatattcaTAGCCATAGACATAAAAATCATGTTGTTAGGATTGTGGAACAACGCAGTGGTTTGACAACAGCCTTTGAGTACTCTGTGATTTCATGAACTGGGTATTTTTCAGGAGTTTATCAGCTCTACGAAGAGACCCtatgcaaaggaaatggaaactgtCGACTTCAAAGATAAATTGGAAGAAACGAAAGATCAGATCAACAGCTCCATAAAGGATCTCACAGACGGCAAGTATCTTTTCTTATTCTGCTATAAATTGCTAAGTAAACAGACCCTGCCTTCTCATGAATCTTTTAGCTAAGCATACAATTGAACATCTGGGGAATTCCTTGGGTGTTTTTGGTACACAAGTGctggtaaaattgtaatatttccagaatatctcgcctgactttagtgcatctgcatatcaacaggtgttcctcaggggtggagagccatagttcatctccatgtcagtgggtaattacctgggcaaccgagggcttatctgaacctgagaggttagggggagtgCTGGTTATGCTTtttccagagcaggaaagagagatggccctggactgcagtttgtaagcaataaatgggttttaaactttatttctccctttgactgatttcagttatagaggtattttgtcctgggattctCTCTCTCCAGAGTTACAACAAGCTAAATTTTTGCCCAACAAGCCATTAAACCACTTGGATTTCTGAGCATTTCCTGCATCAGCTCATCCCTGGCAGACATTCCTGGTGCTTCAGGGCTGGACTTCCTTGTCGGCTCCTTGCTGTGCTGCGGCATGCCCTCCGGGAATCTCTGCTGTGCCTCAGTGAAGTACGGCCCTGGGCAGGTCATGAGGCCAGTTTTAAATCTGCAGATACTGCAGAGTCACTAAAGACCTAGAGTCCAATCAGACACTGCCACTTATTAACTGAGGTATTTGCAcagggagcctcagtttcctgaatgTAAAATGGGCCATATGTTACCTGACTGAATTGTTGCATGGTTGTCCTGAGGATCAAGTTAAATCATATTTACTAACAAATGCTGGATGATGGCCAGGAGAATATATGGTCGCTATAGATATGTATgcccacacacaaacatatacatacCTATTTGTTatcaaaatgaaatttctttgGCTTCCTGTGGAAAGAGAAAACTGTTATAAGTAACACCAGgtgaaacacaattttaaaatttataagcagaaagcaGCTCTTGTCTGAATTGCTATGTAACAGTTTCTCTTTTAGAATTGCTAAATAGTTGTATTGTCTTTCCAAGAGCCTTTGTTTCAAAATTCTTCATAAACGTAAAGGTTTTCTGGAGACAGTAGTTTAGTGAAGACATCTGAATTTGAAATTAGAGGCTTGAGATTTAAGTTGGAGTTCTGCTACTTGCTGGTCCCCTAGACCTCTGGCCTCTGGTTTCTTCAATAACACAATCACATGATCACACATTCAACCCATTGTAGGACATCAGTAGGACCCGCTACACAATATGCAGGCCCTgatgcaaaatgaaaacacagggccttttattaaaaatgtagtaagaattttaagatggtgccagcagagcattaaaccagtGCAGCGTCCTTCACGCACAGTTGCAGATCCATGAAATGGGGCCTGAGTGTGGTATGAGGATCTGAGATACTAGGTAAATGAAAATCCTTTGCAAAAAATCTCAGTGCTATTCAAATGTGAGGACTTCATTTTATGGAGCCATTGGACTGTTGGCATTGTTGGGGATTTGAGCTCCGTAGTAATCACAGCTGTGATCAAGCCCTTGGCAGTGATTATGATCTTGGTGCAATTTCAGGCAGGAGGGGAGAGCACCGTCCTGGCGTCAGCCGTGCTTTCCAGCTGAGTGAACCAGAAAAGCTACTTGGTCTCAGTTTCCTCGgtgataaaatggggataatgaccTCTGCCTTACAGAGCCCTTGTGAGCTAGTACATGTGGCTGAGCATGGAGGAAGCAGTCATGTGTTTTCATTCCCGAACACAGATGTTGGAGTCAGAAAAACCCAGCCTTGAATGCTGAATCCACCCTGGCCCATGTGTcatcttgggcaagtgacttaacaccaagtctcagcttccccatctgtaaaatggggagaaataTGCGATCTGTGCACATGAAATGTCTAGCACGTTGCCTGGCTCTGGATAGGCATTCAGATATGGCtgcttgtgttttcctttttcttccacctccttTATTTTCCCTCCTTCCCGCCTTCATTGTCTGGCTCAGGTCTGTTTGGTGAGCCTGGTTGTGGCAAaatagaaggagagaaagaggtcCTTCTGAAAGGAGAAGCTCGGGCCGTCGAACCTTCCATGGTGTGGCCCCAGCAAGTGTTAAATACCCAGTGAGAGGACAGGCATGTGTATGTCAGATGTGGTTTGGAAGAATAACCCTGTGCAATTTGTGGTTTCCTAAAATTGTTCGCAGGCCACTTTGAGAACATTTTAGCTGACAACAGTGTAAACGATCAGACCCAAATCCTTGTGGTTAATGCTGCCTACTTTGTTGGAAAGTGGATGAAGAAATTTCCTGAATCAGAAACCAAAGAATGTCCTTTCAGAGTCAACAAGGTACGTGGGGCAGCATGTCACGGGATCTCTCTAGATCTGAAAAAATGTAGCAGCAGAAGGAATGGTAGCGATTCACTCCAGTGACCAAAGTGAGGGCTCAGGCAGTGGTGTGCCTTTCCTGAGATGAGCAGTTGGGAGGGAAGTTGTAGAAAGAACCAGAATCCAGAtactctccttttttttccatAATGTCGTCAGGGTCTGGGCTGAGTGAGATCTTACAGAACTCATACCCCTGTGGGTAAAGCCAGATCACCACTGGACAATAGCTATAAATATTTGGGACCAttagcaagaaagaaaaagaaaaggaaagaaacaaaccaAATCCTGACATCAGAGCTTTTGGATCATCACAAAACAATGACCACCTGGGAATCTTGTTCCAGGTTAATAAGCTCCTCTGTGATGCCGTTGGTCACTTGTTCATAGTGAAGTAAATGgttctgacattttaatttatagGATGCTTTGAGGCACTTGTTAGTTGTGAAGGAAAGTATAGCTTACTCATCTGTCTGCTGGGGGTCATAATTAGAGACCTATGTGGTGGGGAAAGCTTATTTAACACTGTTAGGTGAATATTGAGGCCCTATTCCACGTCAGAGATAATTCATATACGTAAGTTAAGTCCTCCATCTATAAATGAAACCAAAGAACTGAGACCAGAAAATGGACCCATTTCATCAAAGGACCTAGGAAGTCCCAGGAATGGATATGATCACGTGATTTGGTCTCCTTTGATGAGATCTGACTTGAGCTGACTCAAGCCTGTTGTTTCAGTTAGCACAACACCTGGGAGTCGCCTATCCACCTCATGGTTCCTGTGCATCAGCTGTAGTTTTCAAGTTTCTCTCAGCATTCCTACCATTAACCCTTCTGTTTTTGCAAACTATTATAATAGCACCTTCTTTGTGCTAGAATGTGGGAAGAAAAGACCTTCAAGATACAATCTATACCTGAGTGAGCCGGTCTGGTTTCCATTTCcgttactttttctttttgcctgtgGAGTTTTATTCTTGTTCCTCTCTACCACCTCAAGTGTGCTTTCCACAGGGAAATCAAATTATTTATTTGCCTATCTAGACCTCACTAGTGCATGGGCTTTTTAAGGCAAGGGTACTGCCTTATTCATCACGGTTTCTGTAATTCCTGGCTCAGTCCCCCATACATTAAGGTGCTCagcaagtgtttgttgaatgaatgactgatcCCTAAGGGTTAGTTTGATGCAACAGTCAATAGCAGACAAAATTGCCTGTGAGACCACAGTGGGTCTCTATGCAAGATCCACCGAACATTTGCATTGGGAGAGGCCAGTAAACACTGACTGTGCTCCGGTGTGCGTGGGGAGGGAGCCAGCTCCTTCTTTCGCTTTCTCTCCCTCAGTTTGGCTTCCTGATTGCAGTGGTCTTCTTAAAGCTGCCTTTGAGGGCCAGGACTGACCCTGCACACAGGGGCGTGTCTCAGATACCAGGCACAAAATGTCAGATTCTTCAGACTCTGGAGTTTTCCCATACAGGTCCTTGAAGTTTTAAACATGGCTTTTGACTTTCTTAATATTGCCTTTTATTTGGAGCTGAAGTGGAACGAGACTGTATACAGCCTCTGTTGTGAGTGGGGGCCACGCATCGGCCCCCTGACCTCCTGACATGGAGTGTCCCCCAGAGTATTTGGCTGACAGTGGCTCTCCTCCCTGGGAAGGGCTGGCAGAGGGGCCCTGAGCATGTGCAAGTGAAACCTGAAACATGTTGCTAATGGTGCCTCTTGTGATGGCTGCAGGGCCTGCCCAGCACACCATTAAAACCTTATAATAGTGAGT contains:
- the SERPINB5 gene encoding serpin B5 produces the protein MDALQLANSAFAIDLFKQLCVKEPAGNVLFSPICLSTSLSLAQVGAKGDTANEIGQVLHFENVKDVPFGFQTVTSDVNKLSSFYSLKLIKRLYVDKSLNPSTEFISSTKRPYAKEMETVDFKDKLEETKDQINSSIKDLTDGHFENILADNSVNDQTQILVVNAAYFVGKWMKKFPESETKECPFRVNKTDTKPVQMMSTEATFCMGNIDSINCKIIELPFQNKHLSMLILLPTDVEDGSTGLEKVEKQLNSEMLSRWTNASTMANAKVKLSIPKFKVEKMINPKASLQNLGLRNIFNENTSDFSGMSETKGVALSNVIHRACLEITEDGGESIEVPGSRILQHKDEFNADHPFIYIIRHNKTRSIIFFGKFCSP